A DNA window from Canis lupus familiaris isolate Mischka breed German Shepherd chromosome 10, alternate assembly UU_Cfam_GSD_1.0, whole genome shotgun sequence contains the following coding sequences:
- the LOC474547 gene encoding LOW QUALITY PROTEIN: dynactin subunit 2-like (The sequence of the model RefSeq protein was modified relative to this genomic sequence to represent the inferred CDS: deleted 1 base in 1 codon) encodes MADPKYTDLPGIARNEPDVYGTSDLPEDDQAEFDAEELTSTSVEHIIVNSNAAYDKFKDKRVGTKGLDFSDRIGKTKRTGYESGEYEMLGEGLGVKETPQQKYQRLLHEVQELTAEVEKIKTTVKESATEEELTPVVLAKQLAALKQQLVASHLEKLLGPDVAIDPTDPDGALAKCLLLQLEATKNSKGTGSGGKTTGGTPVDSNLVTYELHSRLEQDKFSQAAKVAELEKCLTELEATVRCDQDAQNPLSAGLQGTCLMETVELLQAKVNALDLAVLDQVEAQLQSVLGKVNEIAKHKASVEDADTESKVHQLYETIQRWSPIACTLPELVQRLVTIKQLHEQALQFGQLLTHLDTTQQMIPSSLKDNTALLTQVQTTMRENLSTTEGNFANIHEWMKQLGK; translated from the exons ATGGCGGACCCCAAATACACTGACCTTCCCGGCATTGCCAGGAATGAGCCAGATGTTTATGGAACCAGCGACCTACCTGAGGATGATCAAGCAGAGTTTGATGCGGAGGAGTTGACGAGCACAAGTGTGGAGCACATCATTGTCAATTCCAATGCTGCCTATGACAAGTTCAAAGACAAGAGAGTGGGGACAAAGGGACTTGATTTCTCAGATCGTATTGGAAAAACCAAGAGAACAGGATATGAATCTGGAGAATATGAGATGCTTGGAGAGGGTCTAGGAGTGAAGGAGACACCCCAGCAAAAATACCAGCGACTACTGCATGAGGTCCAAGAGCTGACAGCTGAAGTTGAGAAAATCAAGACAACGGTGAAGGAGTCAGCCACTGAAGAGGAGCTGACCCCAGTGGTTTTGGCTAAGCAGCTGGCAGCCCTGAAGCAGCAGCTGGTTGCTTCCCACCTGGAGAAGCTGCTGGGACCAGATGTAGCTATCGACCCTACTGACCCTGATGGAGCTCTGGCTAAGTGCCTACTGCTGCAGCTGGAAGCaacaaaaaacagcaaaggaACTGGTTCAGGGGGAAAGACCACTGGTGGGACTCCCGTAGATAGTAACCTTGTCACTTACGAACTACATTCTCGGCTTGAACAGGACAAGTTCTCTCAAGCTGCCAAAGTTGCAGAACTTGAGAAGTGCCTGACAGAGCTGGAAGCCACTGTACGCTGTGATCAGGATGCTCAGAATCCCCTTTCAGCAGGTCTACAGGGAACCTGTCTTATGGAGACCGTAGAACTGTTGCAAGCAAAGGTGAATGCCCTCGACCTCGCAGTTCTGGACCAAGTGGAGGCTCAGCTACAGAGTGTCCTGGGCAAGGTGAATGAGATTGCCAAGCATAAAGCTTCTGTAGAGGATGCAGATACAGAAAGCAAGGTGCACCAGCTCTATGAAACCATACAGCGCTGGAGCCCCATCGCCTGCACCCTTCCTGAGCTGGTGCAGAGGCTTGTCACCATCAAGCAGCTGCATGAGCAAGCCTTGCAGTTTGGTCAGCTCCTGACACACTTG GATACCACACAGCAGATGATCCCTAGCTCCCTCAAGGACAACACCGCCCTCCTGACCCAGGTGCAGACAACCATGCGTGAGAACCTGTCCACAACTGAGGGGAATTTTGCCAACATCCATGAGTGGATGAAGCAGCTGGGAAAGTGA